A single region of the Leptodactylus fuscus isolate aLepFus1 chromosome 5, aLepFus1.hap2, whole genome shotgun sequence genome encodes:
- the LOC142202866 gene encoding olfactory receptor 1E16-like, which translates to MNKSVAQGFYLIAFSIDGVRQPLLFLVFLVIYFIGVLGNLIILLVIVIDRHLHTPMYVFLSNLSFVDICYMNITLPKLMSILLSGDNFIPFILCFIQLYFYNFIVGTEIILLSVMAYDRYVAICKPLQYCLIMRQKHLVLILCVNWISGCLNSLIFISFVSWLPFCHSTTIHHFYCDSKALAKIWCPTISFQVILHLESLLFGPIPFMIALLSYIQIIRTILQVKSTHSRRTAFSTCTSHLTVLTIFYGTVICTYMNPVSENSEIFDQIFSVLYTAVTPMLNPLIYSLRNKDVKNALFLLMSYKH; encoded by the coding sequence ATGAACAAGTCTGTTGCCCAAGGATTTTATTTGATAGCCTTTTCTATCGATGGTGTGAGGCAGCCATTGTTGTTTCTTGTCTTCTTAGTCATTTACTTCATTGGTGTTCTAGGAAATCTCATTATTCTTCTGGTCATTGTCATAGACAGACATCTTCATACCCCCATGTACGTCTTCCTAAGTAACCTTTCTTTTGTAGACATCTGTTACATGAATATTACCCTTCCAAAACTGATGTCCATTCTACTCTCGGGGGACAATTTTATACCTTTTATACTTTGCTTCATACAGCTGTACTTCTACAATTTCATTGTTGGGACGGAGATTATTTTGCTGTCAGTCATGGCCTATGATCGGTATGTGGCTATTTGTAAACCCTTACAGTATTGTCTCATCATGAGACAGAAGCACCTTGTCCTGATCTTGTGTGTGAATTGGATTTCGGGTTGTTTGAACTCTTTGATTTTCATTTCCTTTGTCTCTTGGCTGCCATTTTGCCATTCCACAACGATTCATCACTTCTATTGTGACAGTAAAGCTTTAGCAAAAATTTGGTGCCCCACAATATCCTTCCAAGTGATTCTTCACCTTGAATCTTTACTGTTTGGACCTATCCCCTTTATGATTGCTTTATTGTCCTATATCCAGATCATCAGGACCATATTGCAAGTCAAGTCAACACATAGCAGAAGAACGGCTTTCTCCACCTGTACGTCCCATCTTACTGTTCTCACTATCTTCTATGGAACAGTTATTTGCACCTATATGAACCCAGTCTCCGAAAATTCAGAAATTTTTGATCAGATATTCTCGGTATTATACACGGCAGTGACTCCCATGTTAAACCCTTTGATATACAGTCTTAGAAACAAAGATGTGAAAAATGCTCTCTTTCTTCTTATGTCATACAAACATTAG